One genomic window of Rhodoligotrophos defluvii includes the following:
- a CDS encoding GFA family protein: MMVAGGCLCGDVRYEAEVHASDVADYCHCSQCRRAGGAPVIAWVQVSPDRFRVTKGSPLSFASSPGAARWFCGRCGSPLYMTDEGDRSVGITLGTLDHPEAVPPTVHGWHSARIPWFETTDTLKRYPKTPPYDL; this comes from the coding sequence ATGATGGTCGCGGGCGGCTGCCTCTGCGGGGATGTCCGCTACGAGGCGGAAGTGCACGCGAGCGACGTGGCAGACTACTGCCACTGCAGCCAGTGCCGGCGGGCGGGCGGTGCTCCGGTCATCGCCTGGGTGCAAGTCTCGCCGGACCGGTTTCGGGTCACCAAAGGGAGCCCGCTGAGTTTTGCCTCCTCCCCGGGGGCAGCACGATGGTTCTGTGGCCGCTGCGGCAGTCCCCTCTATATGACCGACGAGGGCGACCGCTCGGTCGGCATCACGCTGGGCACACTGGATCATCCCGAGGCGGTGCCGCCAACGGTGCACGGCTGGCATTCCGCCCGCATCCCTTGGTTCGAGACGACGGACACGCTCAAGCGGTACCCGAAGACCCCGCCCTATGATCTCTAG
- the choW gene encoding choline ABC transporter permease subunit: protein MDWLTSEITAHKIPIGQWGKAFFDFLTTYLYWFFDGVALAIEHTLDAAIAGALWLPPLVLVALIALLAYGLHRSWKLAVGVALGLLFIINQGYWPETVQTLALVLGATLVSLAIGIPLGIAAAHRPWLYQALRPVLDLMQTLPTFVYLIPALVLFGLGLAPGLIATVVFAIPAPIRLTHLGITSVPRSLIEAGEAFGATRRQLLWKVEIPHAWPTIMAGLTQCIMLSLSMVVIAALVGADGLGKPVVRALNSVNVPMGLEAGLAIVVVAIILDRIFRAEGRQPEGQAK from the coding sequence ATGGACTGGCTGACCAGTGAGATCACCGCGCACAAGATCCCGATCGGCCAGTGGGGCAAGGCGTTTTTCGATTTTCTGACGACCTATCTCTACTGGTTTTTCGATGGGGTGGCGCTGGCGATCGAGCACACGCTGGATGCGGCCATCGCCGGCGCTTTATGGCTACCGCCTCTGGTGCTGGTGGCGCTGATCGCATTGCTCGCCTACGGCCTCCACCGCAGCTGGAAGCTGGCGGTGGGCGTCGCGCTCGGCCTTTTGTTCATCATCAACCAGGGCTATTGGCCGGAGACGGTGCAGACCCTTGCTTTGGTGCTGGGGGCAACGCTGGTGTCGCTGGCCATCGGCATACCGCTCGGGATTGCGGCGGCGCATCGGCCCTGGCTGTACCAGGCGCTGCGCCCGGTGCTGGACCTGATGCAGACGCTGCCCACTTTCGTCTATCTCATCCCTGCCCTGGTGCTGTTCGGACTGGGATTGGCGCCGGGGCTGATCGCCACGGTGGTGTTCGCCATCCCTGCCCCCATCCGCCTCACCCATCTCGGCATCACCTCCGTGCCGCGCAGCCTGATCGAGGCGGGCGAGGCCTTCGGGGCCACCCGGCGGCAGCTGCTGTGGAAGGTCGAGATCCCGCATGCCTGGCCCACCATCATGGCCGGCCTCACCCAATGCATCATGCTGTCCCTATCCATGGTGGTGATCGCCGCCCTGGTGGGCGCGGACGGGCTGGGCAAGCCGGTGGTGCGGGCGCTCAACTCGGTCAACGTGCCCATGGGGCTCGAAGCGGGTCTCGCCATCGTGGTGGTGGCGATCATCCTCGACCGCATATTCCGGGCGGAGGGGCGGCAGCCGGAGGGACAGGCGAAATGA
- the choV gene encoding choline ABC transporter ATP-binding protein, translating to MNAAAVSFENVDIIFGKQPERALALLDQGASRAEVLEQTGTVVGVADASLEVAEGEICVLMGLSGSGKSTLIRAVNGLNKPVRGRVLVRDGGETVDVTTCSGPELRQVRMHCVAMVFQQFALLPWRTVAENVGFGLELAGVPQKERHERVRQQLKLVHLEKWADKYAHELSGGMQQRVGLARAFATNAPILLMDEPFSALDPLIRTHLQDELLEFQRTLRKTILFVSHDLDEALKLGNRIAIMEEARIVQCSTPRDIVLKPASDYVAQFVAHMNPLNVLDGYALMTPIEKAAPEAAARAASLPAIPAASSMREIIDVRRTAGGALALTEGGRIIGLVGDGEIYEGLLRRATAS from the coding sequence ATGAATGCCGCTGCCGTCTCCTTCGAAAATGTCGACATTATTTTCGGCAAGCAGCCCGAGCGGGCGCTCGCGCTCTTGGACCAAGGGGCAAGCCGCGCCGAGGTCCTTGAACAGACCGGCACTGTCGTCGGGGTGGCCGACGCGAGCCTGGAGGTCGCAGAGGGCGAGATTTGCGTGCTGATGGGACTGTCAGGCTCGGGCAAGTCGACCCTGATCAGGGCGGTGAACGGGCTCAACAAGCCCGTGCGCGGCCGTGTGCTGGTGCGCGATGGCGGCGAGACCGTGGACGTCACCACCTGCTCCGGGCCGGAGCTGAGGCAAGTGCGCATGCATTGCGTCGCCATGGTGTTTCAGCAGTTCGCCCTTTTGCCGTGGCGGACGGTTGCCGAGAATGTAGGCTTTGGCCTGGAGCTTGCGGGGGTGCCGCAGAAGGAACGGCATGAACGGGTGCGCCAGCAGCTGAAGCTGGTCCATCTGGAGAAATGGGCCGACAAATATGCCCATGAGCTGTCCGGCGGCATGCAGCAGCGGGTGGGCCTCGCCCGCGCTTTCGCCACGAATGCGCCGATCCTCTTGATGGACGAGCCGTTCTCGGCGCTGGACCCGCTGATCCGGACGCACTTGCAGGACGAACTGCTGGAGTTCCAGAGAACCCTGCGCAAGACGATCCTGTTCGTGAGCCACGACCTGGACGAGGCGCTGAAGCTCGGCAATCGCATCGCCATCATGGAGGAAGCGCGCATCGTCCAGTGCAGCACGCCGCGCGACATCGTGCTGAAGCCCGCGAGTGACTATGTGGCGCAGTTTGTCGCGCATATGAATCCGCTGAACGTGCTGGACGGCTATGCCCTGATGACCCCGATCGAGAAAGCAGCACCCGAAGCGGCGGCGCGCGCAGCCAGCCTGCCGGCCATTCCCGCAGCAAGCTCGATGCGCGAGATCATCGATGTGCGACGCACGGCCGGCGGCGCGCTGGCGCTGACCGAGGGCGGCCGCATCATCGGCCTGGTCGGAGATGGCGAGATCTATGAAGGCCTGCTGCGCCGGGCAACCGCATCCTAA